In the genome of Raphanus sativus cultivar WK10039 chromosome 4, ASM80110v3, whole genome shotgun sequence, one region contains:
- the LOC108854729 gene encoding eukaryotic translation initiation factor 3 subunit I, giving the protein MRPILMKGHERPLTFLRYNRDGDMLFSCAKDHTPTLWYADNGQRHGTYRGHNGAVWCCDVSRDSSRLITGSADQTAKLWDVKTGKQLFSFKFSSPARSVDFSVGDKLAVITTDPFMERTSAIHVKRIADDPQDQVSDSVLVLENPEGRKRINRAVWGPLNQTIVSGGEDAILRIWDAETGKLLKETDKEVGHKQTITSLCKSADDSHFLTGSLDKTAKLWDMRTLTLIKTYTSGVPVNAVSMSPLLDHVVIGGGQDASAVTTTDHRAGNFEAKFYDKILQEEIGGVKGHFGPINALAFNPDGRSFSSGGEDGYVRLHHFDSDYFNIKI; this is encoded by the exons atgagGCCGATATTGATGAAGGGACATGAACGTCCATTGACGTTCCTAAGGTACAACAGAGATGGAGACATGCTCTTCTCCTGCGCCAAGGACCACACTCCCACTCTCTGGTACGCCGATAACGGCCAACGCCACGGCACTTACCGTGGCCACAACGGTGCTGTTTGGTGCTGTGATGTCTCAA GAGACTCGTCGAGATTGATAACTGGTAGTGCTGATCAGACTGCGAAGCTGTGGGATGTGAAAACTGGAAAGCAGCTGTTCAGTTTCAAGTTCAGTTCTCCTGCAAGGTCTGTGGATTTCTCCGTCGGTGATAAGCTTGCTGTGATCACCACTGATCCCTTCATGGAGCGTACTTCTGCTATCCATGTCAAACGCATCGCTGATGATCCCCAAGACC AGGTTAGTGACTCTGTGCTTGTCCTTGAGAACCCTGAGGGGAGAAAGAGGATAAACAGAGCTGTTTGGGGTCCTTTGAACCAGACCATTGTTAGTGGTGGTGAAGATGCTATTCTCAGGATCTGGGACGCTGAG ACTGGAAAGCTGCTCAAGGAAACGGATAAGGAAGTGGGTCACAAGCAGACAATCACATCGCTCTGTAAATCAGCTGATGATTCTCACTTCCTTACAGGTTCACTTGACAAAACGGCAAAG CTGTGGGACATGAGAACGTTGACTCTTATTAAGACTTACACTTCAGGTGTGCCCGTAAATGCTGTCTCCATGTCTCCACTTCTCGACCAT GTTGTGATTGGAGGTGGTCAAGATGCATCAGCTGTGACGACCACTGATCATCGTGCTGGGAATTTCGAGGCTAAGTTTTATGACAAG ATTCTGCAAGAGGAGATTGGTGGTGTGAAAGGTCACTTTGGACCTATCAATGCTTTGGCATTCAACCCTGATGGAAGGAG TTTCTCTAGTGGAGGTGAAGATGGTTACGTTAGATTACATCATTTTGACTCTGATTACTTCAACATCAAGATTTAG
- the LOC108854730 gene encoding SAGA-associated factor 29 homolog A isoform X1, translating to MSSSPDIAGILENTKELDRLRKEQEEVLVEINKMHKKLQATPEVVEKPGDTSLSKLKNLYIQAKELSESEVTVSTILLTQLDSLLPSGPTGQQRRKLVAEGNDQKRKRMKVESDVQRVSPSVRNQIEAYASLRGEQVAARVTADDAEKDEWFVVKVIHFDRDTKDSNLCDRVEVLDEEPGDDEEGGGQRTYKLSMSCILPFPKRNDPSTTQEFQPGKHVLAVYPGTTALYKATVISTPRKRKSDEYLLEFDDDEEDGALPQRTVPFHKVVALPEGHRQ from the exons ATGTCGTCATCGCCGGACATTGCCGGAATTCTGGAGAACACGAAGGAGCTTGATCGGTTAAGGAAGGAACAAGAGGAAGTCCTCGTCGAGATCAATAAGATGCATAAGAAGCTTCAAGCTA CGCCTGAGGTAGTTGAGAAGCCTGGTGATACTTCATTGTCAAAGCTTAAAAATTTGTACATTCAAGCAAAAGAGCTTTCGGAAAGCGAAGTAAC TGTTTCAACCATTCTGCTCACCCAGTTGGATTCTCTACTTCCATCTGGACCAACGGGGCAACAACGCAGAAAACTAG TGGCAGAAGGCAACGatcagaagaggaagagaatgAAAGTAGAGTCAGATGTACAAAGAGTTTCTCCTTCCGTGAGAAACCAAATCGAGGCTTATGCCAGTCTAAGGGGTGAACAG GTTGCTGCGAGAGTAACAGCTGATGACGCCGAGAAGGATGAATGGTTTGTGGTGAAAGTGATTCACTTCGATAGAGACACAAAAGA CTCAAACCTTTGTGACAGAGTTGAAGTACTCGATGAAGAGCcaggagatgatgaagaaggagGTGGCCAGAG GACTTATAAACTATCAATGTCATGTATATTACCCTTTCCAAAAAGGAATGATCCTTCAACCACACAAGAGTTTCAACCAGGGAAACACGTCTTAGCTGTGTATCCAGGAACCACGGCGCTTTACAAGGCGACTGTAATAAGTACCCCACGAAAG AGGAAGTCTGACGA GTATTTACTGGAATTTGACGACGACGAAGAAGACGGAGCATTGCCACAAAGAACAGTGCCTTTCCACAAAGTGGTAGCTTTACCAGAAGGCCATCGCCAGTGA
- the LOC108854732 gene encoding proteasome subunit beta type-7-A encodes MSEVPPKGGFSFDLCKRNDMLIQKGLKAPSFLKTGTTIVGLIFKDGVILGADTRATEGPIVADKNCEKIHYMAPNIYCCGAGTAADTEAVTDMVSSQLRLHRYQTGRDSRVITALTLLKKHLFSYQGHVSAALVLGGVDITGPHLHTIYPHGSTDTLPFATMGSGSLAAMSVFEAKYKEGLTRDEGIKLVAEAICSGIFNDLGSGSNVDICVITKGNKEYLRNYMEPNPRTYVSSKGYSFTKKTEVLRTKITPLMERVEITEVGEAMEE; translated from the exons atgtcggAAGTTCCGCCAAAGGGTGGGTTCAGCTTCGATCTGTGCAAGCGAAACGATATGCTTATACAAAAGGGTCTTAAAGCTCCCTCCTTTTTGAAGACCGGAACCACCATCGTCGGTTTGATCTTCAAG GACGGTGTGATACTAGGTGCGGATACCCGAGCAACTGAAGGGCCTATTGTTGCTGATAAGAATTGTGAGAAAATTCACTACATGGCTCCTAACATTTATTGCTGTGGTGCTGGAACCGCTGCTGACACTGAAGCTGTCACTG ATATGGTCAGCTCACAGCTGCGGTTGCATCGTTACCAGACTGGCCGAGACTCTCGGGTTATCACTGCTTTGACCCTTCTCAAAAAACACCTTTTCAg CTATCAAGGTCATGTCTCAGCTGCTCTTGTCCTTGGTGGAGTTGACATCACTGGTCCTCATCTTCATACT ATATACCCACACGGTTCAACGGACACTCTACCATTCGCTACAATGGGTTCTGGGTCTCTTGCTGCTATGTCTGTGTTTGAGGCAAAGTACAAAGAAGGTCTAACC AGGGATGAAGGAATTAAGCTGGTCGCTGAGGCCATTTGCTCTGGTATATTCAACGACCTGGGTAGTGGTAGCAACGTGGACATCTGCGTTATCACTAAG GGGAACAAGGAATATCTGAGGAACTACATGGAACCAAACCCAAGAACCTATGTCAGCAGCAAAGGCTATTCGTTCACCAAGAAAACCG AGGTTCTTCGCACCAAGATCACCCCATTGATGGAGCGAGTTGAAATTACAGAAGTGGGTGAAGCTATGGAAGAGTAA
- the LOC108854730 gene encoding SAGA-associated factor 29 homolog A isoform X3: protein MSSSPDIAGILENTKELDRLRKEQEEVLVEINKMHKKLQATPEVVEKPGDTSLSKLKNLYIQAKELSESEVTVSTILLTQLDSLLPSGPTGQQRRKLGNDQKRKRMKVESDVQRVSPSVRNQIEAYASLRGEQVAARVTADDAEKDEWFVVKVIHFDRDTKDSNLCDRVEVLDEEPGDDEEGGGQRTYKLSMSCILPFPKRNDPSTTQEFQPGKHVLAVYPGTTALYKATVISTPRKRKSDEYLLEFDDDEEDGALPQRTVPFHKVVALPEGHRQ, encoded by the exons ATGTCGTCATCGCCGGACATTGCCGGAATTCTGGAGAACACGAAGGAGCTTGATCGGTTAAGGAAGGAACAAGAGGAAGTCCTCGTCGAGATCAATAAGATGCATAAGAAGCTTCAAGCTA CGCCTGAGGTAGTTGAGAAGCCTGGTGATACTTCATTGTCAAAGCTTAAAAATTTGTACATTCAAGCAAAAGAGCTTTCGGAAAGCGAAGTAAC TGTTTCAACCATTCTGCTCACCCAGTTGGATTCTCTACTTCCATCTGGACCAACGGGGCAACAACGCAGAAAACTAG GCAACGatcagaagaggaagagaatgAAAGTAGAGTCAGATGTACAAAGAGTTTCTCCTTCCGTGAGAAACCAAATCGAGGCTTATGCCAGTCTAAGGGGTGAACAG GTTGCTGCGAGAGTAACAGCTGATGACGCCGAGAAGGATGAATGGTTTGTGGTGAAAGTGATTCACTTCGATAGAGACACAAAAGA CTCAAACCTTTGTGACAGAGTTGAAGTACTCGATGAAGAGCcaggagatgatgaagaaggagGTGGCCAGAG GACTTATAAACTATCAATGTCATGTATATTACCCTTTCCAAAAAGGAATGATCCTTCAACCACACAAGAGTTTCAACCAGGGAAACACGTCTTAGCTGTGTATCCAGGAACCACGGCGCTTTACAAGGCGACTGTAATAAGTACCCCACGAAAG AGGAAGTCTGACGA GTATTTACTGGAATTTGACGACGACGAAGAAGACGGAGCATTGCCACAAAGAACAGTGCCTTTCCACAAAGTGGTAGCTTTACCAGAAGGCCATCGCCAGTGA
- the LOC108854545 gene encoding cytochrome P450 709B3-like: MELLSVINLLALLLFPFVVPRIWEACWVFLLRPWMITRRFKKQGISGPKYRFVYGNLREMKKMKNEATRWVLDPNSNDIFPRVFPHYHQWLSQFGETFLYWNGTKPTLFISDPELGKQILSTKLGFAVIANKKPELFILFGKGLPFIEGDDWVRHRRILNPAFSIDSLKVMTKRMVDCTLRMLEEWRTQRKGEEVVMRMEINRDFHRLISDIIANTAFGSSYEEGIELFRSQSELGKYFLTSLTSAFIPGAQYLPTPTNLQLWKLDKKVKDSIKRIIDARLKSSSKNCGDDLLGIMLKAAASKEYEKTMSMNEIVDECKTFYISGQGSSATLLTWTTFLLSSHQDWQEKLREEVFSECGKDTVPDSDTFSKLKLMNMVFMESLRLYGPVIKMVREATQDMKIGHLDIPKGTSIIIPFLKIHTDKAIWGEDAQQFNPLRFEKGVSQAANHPNALLPFSVGPRTCIAQNFAMMEVKTVLTMILQRFRISLSPEYKHTPVDNFNLHPQYGLPVRLQPLDTRA, from the exons ATGGAACTCCTGAGCGTGATCAATCTCTTAGCACTCCTTCTCTTTCCCTTTGTTGTTCCCAGGATATGGGAAGCTTGTTGGGTCTTTCTTTTGCGGCCGTGGATGATAACAAGAAGATTCAAGAAACAAGGAATCTCAGGCCCAAAATACAGATTTGTGTACGGGAATCTCcgggagatgaagaagatgaagaacgaAGCTACGCGTTGGGTTCTTGATCCCAACTCTAACGATATCTTCCCTCGTGTGTTTCCTCACTATCACCAATGGCTGTCTCAATTCG GAGAAACATTTCTATACTGGAATGGAACAAAACCGACGCTATTCATCTCAGATCCTGAACTAGGGAAACAGATCTTGTCTACAAAGTTAGGTTTCGCTGTTATAGCAAACAAAAAACCTGAGCTCTTCATACTTTTCGGTAAAGGACTTCCTTTCATAGAGGGTGATGACTGGGTTCGCCATAGACGAATCTTGAACCCTGCTTTCTCCATAGACAGTCTCAAG GTCATGACGAAACGGATGGTGGATTGCACCTTAAGGATGTTGGAGGAGTGGAGAACACAGAGGAAGGGTGAAGAAGTGGTGATGAGGATGGAGATCAACAGAGACTTCCACAGATTGATCTCTGATATTATCGCGAACACTGCGTTTGGAAGCAGCTACGAGGAAGGGATTGAATTGTTTAGATCACAGTCAGAGCTTGGGAAATATTTTCTAACTTCTCTCACAAGCGCCTTCATCCCAGGAGCACA ATACCTTCCTACGCCAACCAACCTTCAACTATGGAAGCTCGATAAGAAAGTGAAGGACTCAATCAAAAGAATTATAGATGCAAGGCTAAAATCAAGTTCCAAGAATTGTGGAGACGATCTTCTTGGGATCATGTTGAAAGCTGCAGCATCTAAGGAGTATGAGAAAACGATGAGTATGAATGAGATTGTAGACGAATGCAAGACTTTCTATATCTCAGGGCAAGGAAGTAGTGCAACTTTATTGACATGGACTACGTTTTTATTGAGCTCGCACCAAGATTGGCAAGAGAAGCTAAGAGAAGAAGTTTTCAGTGAATGTGGTAAAGATACTGTCCCAGATTCAGACACCTTCTCCAAACTTAAACTG ATGAACATGGTTTTTATGGAGTCGCTTCGTCTGTACGGACCCGTGATTAAAATGGTAAGAGAAGCAACACAAGATATGAAGATAGGACATTTGGATATCCCCAAGGGCACGAGCATAATCATCCCGTTTTTGAAGATACACACCGACAAGGCCATATGGGGAGAAGACGCCCAACAATTCAATCCTCTGCGATTCGAAAAGGGTGTTTCTCAAGCCGCCAATCACCCAAACGCACTCCTTCCGTTCTCAGTAGGACCAAGAACTTGCATTGCCCAAAATTTTGCTATGATGGAAGTCAAGACCGTGCTCACTATGATCCTTCAACGGTTCCGGATTAGCCTCTCCCCTGAATATAAGCATACACCGGTTGATAACTTCAATCTCCATCCGCAATACGGCCTACCCGTAAGGCTTCAGCCTCTCGATACTAGAGCTTAA
- the LOC108850331 gene encoding uncharacterized protein LOC108850331 has protein sequence MIEVCSVCGEWKLINGIHWDFTIDVDRGCSFSMIHEDISYNDLIGVVLEDFGIDDNKNSVNLSYLSPSKLNFGTKELPPVFIRNDRQVTSYINKLQENADIHLCVTIKRKAQISPLIISNMMQTRDEISSTHDSPIAGSSNAFERRKHTHPDSECNNIHRVDEVSGIEHTRIRDTPISPSSGVIGNKRGLHSMGPDVYGSEKSKLSSFSSRRGRESMREDSHSHSEILSPICFANQRDDDNDLFCGKFFKDKKEMSTKLKLHAVSQGFEFSTQYSDKQRYILKCVDEKCSWDFRAKSVKESESFVVRNYVSKHTCDTSLRRVNHRQATAKMLGSMISNGYKGGKIGLKPKHIIDKARDDHGVVISYSKAWRCQEHAQDLARGTPDDSFEALPSWFHMFKEKNPGSVTFIEVDSVGKFKYAFLSFGPTIRGFKLMRKVLSIDGAHLKSKYKGTLLAATAQDGNFHLYPIAFAIVDSENEASWSWFMTCMKTIIPDEEDLVFISDRAALSSCSPWYLHLPF, from the exons ATGATTGAAGTGTGTTCTGTATGTGGAGAATGGAAGCTAATAAATGGAATTCATTGGGATTTCACAATCGATGTTGATAGAGGATGTTCTTTTAGTATGATTCATGAAGATATCAGCTACAATGATTTGATTGGGGTTGTTTTAGAAGATTTTGGGATCGATGACAACAAAAACAGTGTAAATCTTAGCTATCTCTCACCTTCCAAATTAAACTTTGGTACAAAAGAACTTCCTCCAGTTTTTATTAGGAATGATCGTCAAGTAACGTCATATATTAACAAACTTCAAGAGAATGCAGACATTCATCTATGTGTAACTATTAAG AGAAAAGCACAAATATCGCCATTGATTATATCAAACATGATGCAGACACGTGATGAAATTTCCAGTACTCATGATTCACCTATTGCTGGAAGTAGTAACGCATTTGAG AgaagaaaacacacacaccccgACAGTGAATGCAACAACATTCATAGAGTTGACGAAGTCTCTGGTATAGAACATACTCGTATAAGAGATACTCCTATTTCTCCTTCTAGTGGTGTTATTGGCAATAAG agAGGATTGCACTCAATGGGACCTGATGTATATGGATCTGAAAAGTCAAAATTGTCATCTTTTTCTAGTAGACGTGGTAGAGAAAGCATGAGAGAGGATTCACATTCCCATTCGGAAATCTTGTCACCAATTTGTTTTGCAAATCAACGCGATGATGATAATGATTTGTTCTGCGGGAAGTTTTTCAAGGATAAAAAGGAAATGAGCACAAAGTTGAAGCTGCATGCTGTTAGTCAAGGCTTTGAGTTCTCCACACAGTATTCAGACAAACAACGTTATATTCTTAAGTGTGTGGATGAAAAATGCAGTTGGGATTTTCGTGCGAAATCAGTTAAAGAATCTGAGAGTTTTGTTGTGCGCAATTATGTTTCTAAGCATACATGTGACACTTCTCTGAGACGTGTTAACCATCGGCAAGCTACTGCAAAAATGTTGGGAAGTATGATCAGCAATGGTTATAAAGGAGGAAAGATTGGGTTGAAGCCTAAACACATCATAGACAAAGCTAGGGATGATCATGGTGTTGTGATTTCATATTCAAAGGCTTGGAGGTGTCAAGAGCATGCCCAAGATCTGGCTAGGGGTACTCCTGATGACAGTTTTGAAGCTTTGCCCAGCTGGTTTCACATGTTTAAAGAGAAGAATCCAGGTTCAGTGACTTTTATTGAAGTTGATTCTGTGGGGAAATTCAAATATGCATTTTTGTCGTTTGGTCCAACTATCAGAGGGTTTAAGCTGATGAGGAAGGTACTTTCTATTGATGGTGCACATCTGAAATCAAAGTATAAAGGAACTCTACTTGCTGCGACAGCACAAGATGGTAATTTTCACTTGTATCCTATAGCTTTTGCTATAGTTGATTCTGAGAATGAGGCCTCATGGAGTTGGTTTATGACGTGTATGAAAACCATCATTCCTGACGAGGAGGATCTGGTTTTTATCTCTGATCGTGCAGCATTATCCTCTTGCTCACCATGGTATTTGCATCTTCCATTTTGA
- the LOC108854730 gene encoding SAGA-associated factor 29 homolog A isoform X2: MSSSPDIAGILENTKELDRLRKEQEEVLVEINKMHKKLQATPEVVEKPGDTSLSKLKNLYIQAKELSESEVTVSTILLTQLDSLLPSGPTGQQRRKLEGNDQKRKRMKVESDVQRVSPSVRNQIEAYASLRGEQVAARVTADDAEKDEWFVVKVIHFDRDTKDSNLCDRVEVLDEEPGDDEEGGGQRTYKLSMSCILPFPKRNDPSTTQEFQPGKHVLAVYPGTTALYKATVISTPRKRKSDEYLLEFDDDEEDGALPQRTVPFHKVVALPEGHRQ, from the exons ATGTCGTCATCGCCGGACATTGCCGGAATTCTGGAGAACACGAAGGAGCTTGATCGGTTAAGGAAGGAACAAGAGGAAGTCCTCGTCGAGATCAATAAGATGCATAAGAAGCTTCAAGCTA CGCCTGAGGTAGTTGAGAAGCCTGGTGATACTTCATTGTCAAAGCTTAAAAATTTGTACATTCAAGCAAAAGAGCTTTCGGAAAGCGAAGTAAC TGTTTCAACCATTCTGCTCACCCAGTTGGATTCTCTACTTCCATCTGGACCAACGGGGCAACAACGCAGAAAACTAG AAGGCAACGatcagaagaggaagagaatgAAAGTAGAGTCAGATGTACAAAGAGTTTCTCCTTCCGTGAGAAACCAAATCGAGGCTTATGCCAGTCTAAGGGGTGAACAG GTTGCTGCGAGAGTAACAGCTGATGACGCCGAGAAGGATGAATGGTTTGTGGTGAAAGTGATTCACTTCGATAGAGACACAAAAGA CTCAAACCTTTGTGACAGAGTTGAAGTACTCGATGAAGAGCcaggagatgatgaagaaggagGTGGCCAGAG GACTTATAAACTATCAATGTCATGTATATTACCCTTTCCAAAAAGGAATGATCCTTCAACCACACAAGAGTTTCAACCAGGGAAACACGTCTTAGCTGTGTATCCAGGAACCACGGCGCTTTACAAGGCGACTGTAATAAGTACCCCACGAAAG AGGAAGTCTGACGA GTATTTACTGGAATTTGACGACGACGAAGAAGACGGAGCATTGCCACAAAGAACAGTGCCTTTCCACAAAGTGGTAGCTTTACCAGAAGGCCATCGCCAGTGA
- the LOC108854730 gene encoding SAGA-associated factor 29 homolog A isoform X4 gives MSSSPDIAGILENTKELDRLRKEQEEVLVEINKMHKKLQATPEVVEKPGDTSLSKLKNLYIQAKELSESEVTVSTILLTQLDSLLPSGPTGQQRRKLVAEGNDQKRKRMKVESDVQRVSPSVRNQIEAYASLRGEQVAARVTADDAEKDEWFVVKVIHFDRDTKEVEVLDEEPGDDEEGGGQRTYKLSMSCILPFPKRNDPSTTQEFQPGKHVLAVYPGTTALYKATVISTPRKRKSDEYLLEFDDDEEDGALPQRTVPFHKVVALPEGHRQ, from the exons ATGTCGTCATCGCCGGACATTGCCGGAATTCTGGAGAACACGAAGGAGCTTGATCGGTTAAGGAAGGAACAAGAGGAAGTCCTCGTCGAGATCAATAAGATGCATAAGAAGCTTCAAGCTA CGCCTGAGGTAGTTGAGAAGCCTGGTGATACTTCATTGTCAAAGCTTAAAAATTTGTACATTCAAGCAAAAGAGCTTTCGGAAAGCGAAGTAAC TGTTTCAACCATTCTGCTCACCCAGTTGGATTCTCTACTTCCATCTGGACCAACGGGGCAACAACGCAGAAAACTAG TGGCAGAAGGCAACGatcagaagaggaagagaatgAAAGTAGAGTCAGATGTACAAAGAGTTTCTCCTTCCGTGAGAAACCAAATCGAGGCTTATGCCAGTCTAAGGGGTGAACAG GTTGCTGCGAGAGTAACAGCTGATGACGCCGAGAAGGATGAATGGTTTGTGGTGAAAGTGATTCACTTCGATAGAGACACAAAAGA AGTTGAAGTACTCGATGAAGAGCcaggagatgatgaagaaggagGTGGCCAGAG GACTTATAAACTATCAATGTCATGTATATTACCCTTTCCAAAAAGGAATGATCCTTCAACCACACAAGAGTTTCAACCAGGGAAACACGTCTTAGCTGTGTATCCAGGAACCACGGCGCTTTACAAGGCGACTGTAATAAGTACCCCACGAAAG AGGAAGTCTGACGA GTATTTACTGGAATTTGACGACGACGAAGAAGACGGAGCATTGCCACAAAGAACAGTGCCTTTCCACAAAGTGGTAGCTTTACCAGAAGGCCATCGCCAGTGA
- the LOC108854734 gene encoding ATP-dependent Clp protease proteolytic subunit 6, chloroplastic-like — MAGLAISPPLSLTFSSRARNAKPTSYLSHNQRNLTRGIVSALPSPYGDSLKAGLRPHHGLNGSEEVNQTLQSGNQALRRG; from the exons ATGGCGGGATTGGCAATTTCACCTCCTCTCAGTCTCACCTTCTCTTCTCGAGCAAGAAACGCTAAACCCACTTCGTATCTATCTCACAATCAAAG AAATCTTACAAGGGGTATAGTTTCTGCTCTTCCGAGTCCTTATGGCGATTCATTGAAAGCTG GACTTCGTCCCCATCATGGACTCAACGGTAGTGAGGAGGTGAACCAAACACTTCAATCTGGAAACCAAGCACTCAGGCGTGGCTGA
- the LOC108854730 gene encoding SAGA-associated factor 29 homolog A isoform X5, with amino-acid sequence MSSSPDIAGILENTKELDRLRKEQEEVLVEINKMHKKLQATPEVVEKPGDTSLSKLKNLYIQAKELSESEVTVSTILLTQLDSLLPSGPTGQQRRKLEGNDQKRKRMKVESDVQRVSPSVRNQIEAYASLRGEQVAARVTADDAEKDEWFVVKVIHFDRDTKEVEVLDEEPGDDEEGGGQRTYKLSMSCILPFPKRNDPSTTQEFQPGKHVLAVYPGTTALYKATVISTPRKRKSDEYLLEFDDDEEDGALPQRTVPFHKVVALPEGHRQ; translated from the exons ATGTCGTCATCGCCGGACATTGCCGGAATTCTGGAGAACACGAAGGAGCTTGATCGGTTAAGGAAGGAACAAGAGGAAGTCCTCGTCGAGATCAATAAGATGCATAAGAAGCTTCAAGCTA CGCCTGAGGTAGTTGAGAAGCCTGGTGATACTTCATTGTCAAAGCTTAAAAATTTGTACATTCAAGCAAAAGAGCTTTCGGAAAGCGAAGTAAC TGTTTCAACCATTCTGCTCACCCAGTTGGATTCTCTACTTCCATCTGGACCAACGGGGCAACAACGCAGAAAACTAG AAGGCAACGatcagaagaggaagagaatgAAAGTAGAGTCAGATGTACAAAGAGTTTCTCCTTCCGTGAGAAACCAAATCGAGGCTTATGCCAGTCTAAGGGGTGAACAG GTTGCTGCGAGAGTAACAGCTGATGACGCCGAGAAGGATGAATGGTTTGTGGTGAAAGTGATTCACTTCGATAGAGACACAAAAGA AGTTGAAGTACTCGATGAAGAGCcaggagatgatgaagaaggagGTGGCCAGAG GACTTATAAACTATCAATGTCATGTATATTACCCTTTCCAAAAAGGAATGATCCTTCAACCACACAAGAGTTTCAACCAGGGAAACACGTCTTAGCTGTGTATCCAGGAACCACGGCGCTTTACAAGGCGACTGTAATAAGTACCCCACGAAAG AGGAAGTCTGACGA GTATTTACTGGAATTTGACGACGACGAAGAAGACGGAGCATTGCCACAAAGAACAGTGCCTTTCCACAAAGTGGTAGCTTTACCAGAAGGCCATCGCCAGTGA
- the LOC108854730 gene encoding SAGA-associated factor 29 homolog A isoform X6 produces MSSSPDIAGILENTKELDRLRKEQEEVLVEINKMHKKLQATPEVVEKPGDTSLSKLKNLYIQAKELSESEVTVSTILLTQLDSLLPSGPTGQQRRKLGNDQKRKRMKVESDVQRVSPSVRNQIEAYASLRGEQVAARVTADDAEKDEWFVVKVIHFDRDTKEVEVLDEEPGDDEEGGGQRTYKLSMSCILPFPKRNDPSTTQEFQPGKHVLAVYPGTTALYKATVISTPRKRKSDEYLLEFDDDEEDGALPQRTVPFHKVVALPEGHRQ; encoded by the exons ATGTCGTCATCGCCGGACATTGCCGGAATTCTGGAGAACACGAAGGAGCTTGATCGGTTAAGGAAGGAACAAGAGGAAGTCCTCGTCGAGATCAATAAGATGCATAAGAAGCTTCAAGCTA CGCCTGAGGTAGTTGAGAAGCCTGGTGATACTTCATTGTCAAAGCTTAAAAATTTGTACATTCAAGCAAAAGAGCTTTCGGAAAGCGAAGTAAC TGTTTCAACCATTCTGCTCACCCAGTTGGATTCTCTACTTCCATCTGGACCAACGGGGCAACAACGCAGAAAACTAG GCAACGatcagaagaggaagagaatgAAAGTAGAGTCAGATGTACAAAGAGTTTCTCCTTCCGTGAGAAACCAAATCGAGGCTTATGCCAGTCTAAGGGGTGAACAG GTTGCTGCGAGAGTAACAGCTGATGACGCCGAGAAGGATGAATGGTTTGTGGTGAAAGTGATTCACTTCGATAGAGACACAAAAGA AGTTGAAGTACTCGATGAAGAGCcaggagatgatgaagaaggagGTGGCCAGAG GACTTATAAACTATCAATGTCATGTATATTACCCTTTCCAAAAAGGAATGATCCTTCAACCACACAAGAGTTTCAACCAGGGAAACACGTCTTAGCTGTGTATCCAGGAACCACGGCGCTTTACAAGGCGACTGTAATAAGTACCCCACGAAAG AGGAAGTCTGACGA GTATTTACTGGAATTTGACGACGACGAAGAAGACGGAGCATTGCCACAAAGAACAGTGCCTTTCCACAAAGTGGTAGCTTTACCAGAAGGCCATCGCCAGTGA